In Defluviitalea raffinosedens, a genomic segment contains:
- a CDS encoding nitroreductase family protein: protein MDMKEAMYTRHTVRKYTDQAIPVEIVTLMNQRIDENNRKYNLNIKLVTDDTSAFGVVAKLILAKGIKNYLVLAGPPNKDIDEKLGYCSADLMLYAQTLGLNTWYVGGTYNRKSISKKAGEGRVIGVVAIGYGATQGVPHKSKIPSKVSSYEGDMPDWFKNGIEAALLAPTALNKQAFYITGKGNKVKIICDNGIFTGVDLGIIKYHFELGAGIENFEWVTDF from the coding sequence ATGGATATGAAAGAAGCTATGTATACAAGACATACAGTTCGTAAGTATACAGATCAGGCAATTCCGGTGGAAATCGTGACATTAATGAATCAGAGAATTGACGAGAATAATCGAAAATATAATTTAAATATCAAACTGGTAACGGATGATACATCGGCGTTTGGTGTTGTTGCCAAGCTTATTCTGGCCAAGGGAATAAAGAATTATCTGGTGCTGGCAGGACCTCCTAATAAGGATATTGATGAAAAACTGGGATATTGCAGTGCGGATCTGATGCTCTATGCTCAGACTCTGGGACTAAATACCTGGTATGTGGGTGGAACTTACAATAGGAAGAGTATATCTAAAAAAGCAGGAGAAGGTCGTGTAATCGGTGTTGTTGCGATTGGTTATGGTGCAACACAAGGTGTTCCGCACAAATCAAAAATACCCTCTAAAGTAAGCAGTTATGAAGGAGATATGCCTGATTGGTTTAAAAATGGCATTGAAGCGGCACTTCTTGCACCGACAGCACTGAATAAACAAGCTTTCTATATCACTGGTAAAGGAAATAAAGTGAAAATTATCTGTGATAATGGCATTTTTACCGGAGTGGATCTGGGAATTATAAAATATCATTTTGAGCTAGGAGCAGGAATTGAAAATTTTGAGTGGGTGACAGATTTTTGA
- a CDS encoding TetR/AcrR family transcriptional regulator: protein MSDKREIQKQRMMKYFIEAAKEIIKKEGVKGLTARKIGDVAGYSYATLYNYFRDIKEVLAYCVFDFFEECYQYMMGSKNENLNCIEQLIVYTDAYFKYFIANPDMFQLIYIEDLGNIPIELLKGDKKLSIGVLLKECIYKCAEEGYIEKANIDVIHDLIGSSIRGKLLLLVNKRDEKSSEDLLLELKAEIEFLMKIRSQDRSPK, encoded by the coding sequence ATGAGCGATAAAAGAGAAATACAAAAACAAAGAATGATGAAATACTTTATTGAAGCTGCAAAAGAAATCATAAAGAAAGAAGGGGTGAAAGGGCTTACAGCTAGAAAGATTGGAGATGTGGCAGGCTATTCATATGCAACTTTATACAATTATTTTAGAGATATTAAGGAAGTGTTAGCTTATTGTGTTTTCGACTTTTTTGAAGAGTGTTATCAATATATGATGGGGTCTAAAAATGAAAATTTAAACTGTATTGAGCAGTTAATAGTTTATACGGATGCATATTTTAAATACTTTATTGCAAATCCGGATATGTTTCAGTTAATTTATATTGAAGATTTAGGCAATATTCCAATTGAGCTGCTAAAAGGGGATAAGAAATTATCCATAGGGGTGCTTTTAAAGGAATGCATTTATAAATGTGCTGAAGAAGGCTATATAGAAAAAGCAAACATAGATGTAATACATGATTTGATTGGCTCATCGATACGCGGAAAGTTGTTGCTTTTAGTGAATAAAAGAGATGAGAAAAGTTCAGAGGATCTTTTGCTTGAATTAAAGGCTGAAATTGAATTCTTAATGAAAATAAGGAGTCAGGACAGAAGTCCAAAATAA
- a CDS encoding DUF2200 domain-containing protein: MEKHRIYTMSVASVYPHYVAKAEKKGRTKEEVDEIIRWLTGYSQEELERHLEKQTDFETFFAEAPQLNPSRTLIKGVVCGVRVENIEDSLMREIRYLDKLIDELAKGQGNGQDLTKIIAMSD; the protein is encoded by the coding sequence ATGGAGAAACATCGCATCTATACAATGAGTGTTGCAAGTGTTTATCCACATTATGTTGCAAAGGCAGAGAAAAAAGGACGAACAAAAGAAGAAGTGGATGAAATTATTCGCTGGCTGACAGGATATAGTCAGGAAGAGTTGGAACGACATCTGGAAAAACAGACCGATTTTGAGACTTTTTTTGCTGAGGCGCCTCAATTGAATCCTTCCAGAACTTTGATTAAAGGCGTGGTTTGCGGTGTTCGGGTAGAAAACATCGAAGATTCACTTATGAGGGAAATTCGCTATTTGGATAAGTTGATTGATGAGCTGGCTAAAGGGCAAGGCAATGGACAAGATCTTACGAAAATAATAGCAATGAGCGACTAA